The Vicia villosa cultivar HV-30 ecotype Madison, WI linkage group LG1, Vvil1.0, whole genome shotgun sequence genome includes a region encoding these proteins:
- the LOC131635933 gene encoding nucleobase-ascorbate transporter 6-like — MAGGGGGGAPAPKADEPQPHPPKDQLPNVSYCITSPPPWPEAILLGFQHYLVMLGTTVLIPTSLVPQMGGGNEEKAKVIQTLLFVAGINTLVQTLFGSRLPAVIGGSYTFVPTTISIILAGRFNDEPDPIEKFKKIMRAIQGALIVASTLQIVLGFSGLWRNVARFLSPLSAVPLVSLVGFGLYELGFPGVAQCVEIGLPELILLVFVSQFVPHVLHSGKHVFDRFSVLFTVAIVWLYAYILTVGGAYNHAKHKTQITCRTDRSGLIDAAPWIRVPYPFQWGAPSFDAGEAFAMMMASFVVLVESSGAFIAVYRFASATPLPPSILSRGIGWQGVGILLSGLFGTGIGSSVSVENAGLLALTRVGSRRVVQISAGFMIFFSILGKFGAVFASIPPSIVAALYCLFFAYVGSGGLSFLQFCNLNSFRTKFVLGFSIFLGLSIPQYFNEYTAINGFGPVHTGARWFNDMVNVPFQSKAFVAGVVAYFLDNTLHKKESAIRKDRGKHWWDKYRSFKTDTRSEEFYSLPFNLNKYFPSV, encoded by the exons CAAGTCCTCCTCCTTGGC CTGAGGCTATACTTCTTGGTTTCCAACATTATCTTGTGATGCTGGGTACAACTGTGTTGATTCCTACTTCTCTTGTTCCTCAGATGGGAGGTGGCAAT gagGAGAAGGCTAAAGTTATCCAAACACTACTCTTTGTGGCTGGAATTAACACATTAGTGCAAACTCTGTTTGGTAGCCGATTGCCAGCTGTAATTGGAGGGTCTTACACGTTTGTTCCAACAACAATCTCAATCATTCTCGCTGGGCGATTCAATGATGAGCCAGATCCTATAGAG AAATTCAAGAAGATAATGCGGGCAATCCAAGGTGCTCTTATTGTTGCTTCAACTCTTCAAATAGTACTTGGATTTAGTGGTCTTTGGCGTAATGTTGCAAG GTTCTTAAGTCCACTTTCAGCCGTTCCTTTGGTATCTCTTGTTGGTTTTGGGTTGTATGAGTTGGGCTTTCCCGGG GTTGCTCAATGTGTAGAGATTGGATTGCCAGAGCTTATATTGCTAGTATTTGTTTCACAG TTTGTACCCCACGTGCTCCATTCAGGAAAACACGTTTTCGACCGTTTTTCTGTTTTATTCACAGTTGCAATTGTGTGGTTATATGCGTATATTCTGACTGTTGGAGGGGCATATAACCATGCTAAACATAAAACACAGATAACCTGCCGCACTGATCGTTCAGGCCTAATAGATGCTGCTCCATG GATTCGAGTTCCATATCCATTTCAATGGGGTGCACCTTCATTTGATGCAGGCGAAGCCTTTGCCATGATGATGGCATCCTTTGTTGTTCTAGTAGAG TCCAGTGGAGCTTTTATTGCTGTTTATCGGTTCGCTAGTGCAACACCATTACCACCATCAATTCTTAGTCGGGGTATTGGTTGGCAG GGTGTTGGCATTCTGTTATCGGGTTTGTTTGGAACCGGGATTGGATCTTCTGTATCTGT AGAAAATGCCGGTCTTTTGGCTTTAACACGTGTTGGTAGTCGAAGAGTGGTGCAAATATCCGCCGGGTTTATGATTTTCTTTTCAATTCTAG GGAAATTTGGAGCAGTATTCGCTTCCATCCCCCCTTCCATTGTTGCTGCACTATACTGCTTGTTCTTTGCTTATGTTG GTTCGGGAGGTCTAAGTTTTCTTCAATTCTGCAACCTCAATAGTTTTAGAACAAAGTTTGTATTAGGCTTCTCTATCTTCCTGGGCTTGTCTATCCCACAGTACTTTAACGAGTACACAGCAATTAACGGGTTTGGTCCAGTTCACACTGGAGCAAGATGG TTCAATGATATGGTAAATGTGCCATTCCAATCAAAAGCATTTGTAGCTGGAGTCGTGGCATATTTCCTTGATAACACACTGCATAAGAAGGAATCTGCTATTCGGAAAGATAGAGGAAAGCATTGGTGGGATAAGTACAGGTCCTTTAAAACAGACACAAGAAGTGAAGAGTTTTATTCACTGCCTTTCAATCTAAACAAATACTTCCCATCTGTGTAA